Proteins encoded together in one Portunus trituberculatus isolate SZX2019 chromosome 39, ASM1759143v1, whole genome shotgun sequence window:
- the LOC123515509 gene encoding uncharacterized protein LOC123515509 isoform X2 — protein MARWRGVIVLAVVMAVITTVSADRPLMKMIRDIMQQRQWNHVVLLDPEDSEILSPQETTQLMADIVNSAAGSIIPLASNNTLALGLYHSIQTSSTFQGGVDGGADTGRVMYLRDPRYRSQFIAQWDEPGQSSTFMSMVMLCQETVESHFKIIEVWNVGREAGSHTIQQETWGFWTPATGLQQVTRENKYDRRKDLQGFHLRVATIKTMPYESLVQDRMLQNFREGYVVDVWHTLQEQLNFTYTATNTLFGSLQKDGRTWNGMVGMLQTDDADVAVAPLSITQIRSLSIDFTLPIQIVSTVIHPPASAGGHLDTVWAALRYVPLGYHTSLHPCMCCGTMALQLSDSASGCQPTFYQCQSGILDNILRHHSAVNTSGASSSVRKDCVLLRIMDGFGAAHMLFSYSGVHPYYTSAPTPF, from the exons ATGGCAAGGTGGCGAGGAGTGATTGTGTtagcggtggtgatggcagtaatTACGACTGTGAGTGCTGACCGTCCACTGATGAAAATGATTAGGGACATTATGCAGCAGCGCCAATGGAACCACGTGGTGCTGCTCGATCCGGAGGACTCAG AGATACTTTCGCCCCAAGAGACGACGCAACTGATGGCGGACATCGTTAATTCTGCTGCTGGGTCAATCATTCCCTTGGCATCCAATAACACCCTCGCCCTCGGCCTCTACCA TTCGATCCAGACCAGCAGCACGTTCCAAGGCGGAGTGGATGGCGGTGCCGACACTGGGCGAGTGATGTACCTTCGGGACCCACGCTACAGATCACAGTTCATCGCACAGTGGGACGAGCCAGGGCAAAGTTCCACTTTCATGAGCATG GTGATGTTGTGCCAGGAAACTGTGGAAAGTCACTTTAAAATAATCGAGGTGTGGAATGTGGGTCGAGAAGCAGGCAGCCACACCATACAGCAGGAGACGTGGGGTTTCTGGACACCAGCTACAGGGCTGCAGCAGGTTACTCGTGAGAACAAATATGATCGACGCAAGGACCTGCAAGGCTTTCATCTCCGGGTGGCTACTATCAAG ACGATGCCATATGAAAGTCTGGTGCAGGACAGGATGCTTCAGAATTTCCGTGAGGGTTATGTTGTGGATGTGTGGCACACCTTGCAAGAACAACTCAATTTTAC CTATACTGCCACCAACACTCTATTCGGCTCACTGCAAAAGGATGGCCGCACGTGGAATGGAATGGTGGGGATGCTGCAGACTGATGATGCAGATGTTGCTGTGGCGCCTCTGTCCATCACACAGATACGCTCCCTGTCTATTGACTTCACCTTGCCTATACAGATCGTGAG CACGGTTATACATCCGCCGGCCAGTGCTGGAGGGCACCTGGACACTGTATGGGCAGCCCTTCGATATGTACCTCTGGGTTACCATACCAGTCTCCATCCTTGCATGTG CTGTGGCACTATGGCTCTTCAACTCAGTGACAGTGCATCTGGGTGTCAACCAACATTTTATCAGTGCCAATCAGGCATTCTGGATAATATTCTCAGGCATCATTCAGCAGT CAACACCAGTGGAGCCTCGTCCAGTGTCAGGAAAGATTGTGTTCTTCTCAGGATTATGGATGGGTTTGGTGCTGCTCACATGCTATTCAGCTATTCTGGTGTCCATCCTTACTACACGTCAGCCCCAACTCCCTTTTAA
- the LOC123515509 gene encoding glutamate receptor 2-like isoform X1, with protein MARWRGVIVLAVVMAVITTVSADRPLMKMIRDIMQQRQWNHVVLLDPEDSEILSPQETTQLMADIVNSAAGSIIPLASNNTLALGLYHSIQTSSTFQGGVDGGADTGRVMYLRDPRYRSQFIAQWDEPGQSSTFMSMAGKLGFYTEQQEWLVLLSRNISFQQVKDVLADVNIYVDSEVMLCQETVESHFKIIEVWNVGREAGSHTIQQETWGFWTPATGLQQVTRENKYDRRKDLQGFHLRVATIKTMPYESLVQDRMLQNFREGYVVDVWHTLQEQLNFTYTATNTLFGSLQKDGRTWNGMVGMLQTDDADVAVAPLSITQIRSLSIDFTLPIQIVSTVIHPPASAGGHLDTVWAALRYVPLGYHTSLHPCMCCGTMALQLSDSASGCQPTFYQCQSGILDNILRHHSAVNTSGASSSVRKDCVLLRIMDGFGAAHMLFSYSGVHPYYTSAPTPF; from the exons ATGGCAAGGTGGCGAGGAGTGATTGTGTtagcggtggtgatggcagtaatTACGACTGTGAGTGCTGACCGTCCACTGATGAAAATGATTAGGGACATTATGCAGCAGCGCCAATGGAACCACGTGGTGCTGCTCGATCCGGAGGACTCAG AGATACTTTCGCCCCAAGAGACGACGCAACTGATGGCGGACATCGTTAATTCTGCTGCTGGGTCAATCATTCCCTTGGCATCCAATAACACCCTCGCCCTCGGCCTCTACCA TTCGATCCAGACCAGCAGCACGTTCCAAGGCGGAGTGGATGGCGGTGCCGACACTGGGCGAGTGATGTACCTTCGGGACCCACGCTACAGATCACAGTTCATCGCACAGTGGGACGAGCCAGGGCAAAGTTCCACTTTCATGAGCATG GCAGGAAAACTTGGGTTCTACACTGAACAGCAAGAGTGGCTCGTTTTGCTGTCTAGGAATATCTCGTTTCAGCAAGTAAAAGACGTTCTTGCTGACGTCAACATTTACGTGGATAGTGAG GTGATGTTGTGCCAGGAAACTGTGGAAAGTCACTTTAAAATAATCGAGGTGTGGAATGTGGGTCGAGAAGCAGGCAGCCACACCATACAGCAGGAGACGTGGGGTTTCTGGACACCAGCTACAGGGCTGCAGCAGGTTACTCGTGAGAACAAATATGATCGACGCAAGGACCTGCAAGGCTTTCATCTCCGGGTGGCTACTATCAAG ACGATGCCATATGAAAGTCTGGTGCAGGACAGGATGCTTCAGAATTTCCGTGAGGGTTATGTTGTGGATGTGTGGCACACCTTGCAAGAACAACTCAATTTTAC CTATACTGCCACCAACACTCTATTCGGCTCACTGCAAAAGGATGGCCGCACGTGGAATGGAATGGTGGGGATGCTGCAGACTGATGATGCAGATGTTGCTGTGGCGCCTCTGTCCATCACACAGATACGCTCCCTGTCTATTGACTTCACCTTGCCTATACAGATCGTGAG CACGGTTATACATCCGCCGGCCAGTGCTGGAGGGCACCTGGACACTGTATGGGCAGCCCTTCGATATGTACCTCTGGGTTACCATACCAGTCTCCATCCTTGCATGTG CTGTGGCACTATGGCTCTTCAACTCAGTGACAGTGCATCTGGGTGTCAACCAACATTTTATCAGTGCCAATCAGGCATTCTGGATAATATTCTCAGGCATCATTCAGCAGT CAACACCAGTGGAGCCTCGTCCAGTGTCAGGAAAGATTGTGTTCTTCTCAGGATTATGGATGGGTTTGGTGCTGCTCACATGCTATTCAGCTATTCTGGTGTCCATCCTTACTACACGTCAGCCCCAACTCCCTTTTAA